In Janibacter cremeus, a genomic segment contains:
- a CDS encoding IclR family transcriptional regulator, whose amino-acid sequence MSTLQTLDRGLEAIEIISQRTGGISPAALADELGVHRAGAYRILTTLEHRRLVAKGNDGRYRLGSGTLVVAGRFMSQYRASAQPVVQDLADRSGCTAFVAIADRSESIAIAVAEPAARGSIGISYQVGARHPLEQGADGLAILAQRPERESDSEAVRRSRAQGYAISDGEVQPGAVGVAIGTGEASSGSDVEASIGVIRLGLPGDLDIDRLLPLVHDARASVARLY is encoded by the coding sequence ATGAGCACCCTGCAGACGCTTGATCGTGGTCTCGAGGCGATCGAGATCATCTCGCAGCGCACCGGCGGCATCTCCCCCGCCGCACTGGCCGACGAGCTCGGTGTGCACCGCGCGGGCGCCTATCGCATCCTGACGACGCTGGAGCACCGACGCCTCGTCGCCAAGGGCAACGACGGCCGCTACCGACTCGGCAGCGGGACGCTCGTCGTCGCCGGTCGCTTCATGAGCCAGTACCGGGCCTCCGCGCAGCCGGTGGTGCAGGACCTCGCCGACCGCAGCGGCTGCACCGCCTTCGTCGCCATCGCCGACCGGTCCGAGTCGATCGCGATCGCCGTCGCCGAGCCGGCCGCGCGCGGCTCGATCGGGATCAGCTACCAGGTCGGCGCCCGTCACCCCCTCGAGCAGGGCGCCGATGGTCTGGCGATCCTCGCCCAACGCCCCGAGCGCGAGAGCGACAGCGAAGCCGTGCGACGCTCCCGCGCACAGGGGTACGCGATCTCCGACGGTGAGGTCCAGCCCGGCGCCGTCGGCGTCGCCATCGGAACCGGCGAGGCCTCCTCCGGGTCCGACGTCGAGGCCTCGATCGGTGTCATCCGGCTCGGCCTGCCCGGGGACCTGGACATCGACCGACTGCTGCCCCTCGTCCACGATGCACGAGCATCCGTGGCGCGCCTGTACTGA
- a CDS encoding cytochrome P450/oxidoreductase produces the protein MSTACPVSRGAAEFDPFGDGYQQDPPAYVEWSRESEPVFYSPKLDYWVVTRYEDIKAIFRDNVTFSPSVALEKITPTSQAANDVLASYDYGMNRTLVNEDEPAHMERRRALMEPFSPEHLAHHEPMVRALVREYVDAFIDDGRADLVNQMFWEIPLTVALEFLGVPDDDKPKLREYSVAHTVNTWGRPEPEEQVAVAHAVGNFWQYAGGVLERMRERPEDHGWMQYGIRTQRELPEVVTDSYLHSMMMAGIVAAHETTANGIANAVKLLLENRAIWDQICAEPSLIPNAVEECLRHNGSQAAWRRITTAPTRIGGVAVPEGARILMVSSSGNHDPRRFEDPELVDVRRDDAADHLTFGYGAHQCLGKNLARMEMQIFLEELTGRLPHMRLAEQDFTYVPNTSFRGPEHLWVEWDPAANPERTQPSILQPRVEVNIGEPTTAHHSRPMRVESVVDAADGVRHITLSSADGTALPAFTPGSHIDVECGDSGIVRQYSLCGLPPAPVQPAGCPVPHIPRPQRYEIAVLREEESRGGSSWVHDHVREGEILTVRGPRNHFRLPERAQRYVFVAGGIGITPIRAMAAQAAREDVPYEIHYLGRERAGMAFAHELLAEHDDRLSVHCSGEGPRADLLQLMADNAQDGRAGRVHVYACGPQRMIDDLSAASADWPEESVVFEHFSSTLGELDPEVEHEFTVHLADSDTDLVVPRDRTLLQTLRDAGRQIPSNCQEGLCGTCEVPVLDGEVDHRDVVLTGSERREGDRMMSCCSRAVGDRIVLGL, from the coding sequence ATGTCCACCGCCTGCCCCGTCTCTCGTGGAGCCGCCGAGTTCGACCCCTTCGGCGACGGCTACCAACAGGACCCGCCGGCCTACGTCGAGTGGTCACGTGAGTCGGAGCCGGTCTTCTACAGCCCGAAGCTCGACTACTGGGTCGTCACGCGCTACGAGGACATCAAGGCGATCTTCCGCGACAACGTCACCTTCTCCCCGTCGGTCGCGCTGGAGAAGATCACGCCGACGAGCCAGGCGGCCAACGACGTCCTGGCCTCCTACGACTACGGCATGAACCGCACGCTGGTGAACGAGGACGAGCCGGCCCACATGGAGCGCCGCCGCGCGCTGATGGAGCCCTTCTCCCCCGAGCACCTGGCCCACCACGAGCCGATGGTCCGCGCCCTCGTGCGCGAGTACGTCGACGCCTTCATCGACGACGGCCGCGCGGACCTGGTCAACCAGATGTTCTGGGAGATCCCGCTGACCGTGGCGCTGGAGTTCCTCGGCGTCCCCGATGACGACAAGCCGAAGCTGCGTGAGTACTCCGTCGCCCACACCGTCAACACGTGGGGCCGGCCGGAGCCGGAGGAGCAGGTCGCCGTCGCCCATGCCGTCGGCAACTTCTGGCAGTACGCGGGCGGGGTCCTGGAGCGGATGCGCGAGCGGCCCGAGGACCACGGGTGGATGCAGTACGGCATCCGCACGCAGCGCGAGCTGCCGGAGGTCGTCACCGACTCCTACCTGCACTCGATGATGATGGCCGGCATCGTCGCCGCCCACGAGACGACGGCCAACGGCATCGCCAACGCCGTGAAGCTGCTGCTGGAGAACCGCGCCATCTGGGACCAGATCTGCGCCGAGCCCTCCCTCATCCCCAACGCCGTCGAGGAGTGCCTGCGGCACAACGGGTCGCAGGCCGCGTGGCGCCGCATCACGACCGCACCGACCCGGATCGGCGGCGTCGCCGTCCCCGAGGGCGCGCGCATCCTCATGGTCTCCTCCTCCGGCAACCACGACCCGCGCCGCTTCGAGGACCCCGAGCTGGTGGACGTGCGCCGCGACGACGCCGCCGACCACCTCACCTTCGGCTACGGCGCACACCAGTGCCTGGGCAAGAACCTCGCTCGCATGGAGATGCAGATCTTCCTCGAGGAGCTCACCGGCCGCCTGCCGCACATGCGCCTGGCCGAGCAGGACTTCACCTACGTGCCCAACACCTCCTTCCGCGGGCCGGAGCACCTGTGGGTCGAGTGGGACCCCGCGGCCAACCCCGAGCGCACGCAACCCTCGATCCTCCAGCCGCGGGTCGAGGTCAACATCGGTGAGCCCACCACGGCCCACCACAGCCGTCCGATGCGGGTGGAGAGCGTCGTCGACGCCGCCGACGGCGTCCGGCACATCACCCTCAGCAGCGCTGACGGCACCGCCCTGCCGGCCTTCACCCCCGGCTCGCACATCGACGTCGAGTGCGGCGACAGCGGGATCGTGCGCCAGTACTCGCTGTGCGGTCTCCCGCCGGCACCGGTCCAGCCCGCGGGTTGCCCGGTCCCGCACATCCCGCGCCCGCAGCGCTACGAGATCGCCGTCCTGCGTGAGGAGGAGTCCCGTGGCGGCTCGTCCTGGGTGCACGACCACGTGCGCGAAGGGGAGATCCTCACCGTCCGCGGACCGCGCAACCACTTCCGCCTGCCCGAGCGTGCCCAGCGCTACGTCTTCGTCGCCGGCGGCATCGGCATCACCCCGATCCGGGCGATGGCCGCGCAGGCGGCTCGCGAGGACGTGCCCTACGAGATCCACTACCTCGGTCGCGAGCGCGCCGGTATGGCCTTCGCCCACGAGCTGCTGGCCGAGCACGACGACCGGCTCTCGGTCCACTGCTCCGGCGAGGGCCCCCGCGCGGACCTGCTGCAACTGATGGCCGACAACGCGCAGGACGGCCGCGCCGGCCGAGTGCACGTCTACGCGTGCGGCCCGCAGCGGATGATCGACGACCTCAGCGCCGCCAGCGCCGACTGGCCCGAGGAGAGCGTGGTCTTCGAGCACTTCTCCTCCACCCTCGGCGAGCTCGACCCGGAGGTCGAGCACGAGTTCACCGTGCACCTGGCGGACTCGGACACCGACCTGGTCGTCCCCCGCGACCGCACCCTCCTGCAGACCCTGCGGGATGCCGGACGGCAGATTCCCTCCAACTGCCAGGAGGGCCTGTGCGGCACCTGCGAGGTGCCCGTCCTCGACGGAGAGGTCGACCACCGCGACGTCGTCCTGACCGGGTCCGAGCGTCGCGAGGGCGACCGGATGATGTCGTGCTGCTCCCGCGCGGTCGGCGACCGGATCGTCCTCGGGCTCTGA
- a CDS encoding GntP family permease, whose protein sequence is MTLALLGILLSLGLLITLAYRGHSVIAVAPVAASIAVIMSGAPLLASYTQIFMPALGSFLIAFFPLFLVGAIFGRLMTISGYAQDLARWISGILGPRFAILVTVLATALLTYGGVSAWVVVFTIFPIGMALFEEADIPRRLMPAAIALGIFTFATAALPGSPQIHNTIPTKFFGTNTFAAPGLGLLAAVLVFGLGMLWLEHRQRQLAHAGESFWDPTHAELKQSRRGNITSGPDTGGASTSLPAADSGGGPVSSGTQGGRGPAVATREMTTTSATTVTTGQTTATRPSASAGLIGLSPILAIVAVNALCTYLLFPAMDFGYLADEKFGATSIDALTGIWSVTVAMLAGIVLVFLMRIGSFSEYVDGLSDGAKNAVLPVFNTASEVGYGAVIASLAVFVAIRDNIFGISDNPLIVAAASTSGISGLTGSASGGLTITLQTFGTDLAQMATDQGISMGLMHRVTAMASIGFDSLPHNGAIITLLLVTGLSHRESYKDIFVVTVLVPLAGLLTVIGLGMAVGSF, encoded by the coding sequence ATGACGCTTGCACTCCTGGGAATCCTGCTCTCGCTGGGCCTCCTGATCACCCTCGCCTATCGCGGTCACTCGGTGATCGCCGTCGCCCCCGTCGCCGCCTCCATCGCGGTGATCATGTCCGGCGCACCACTGCTGGCCAGCTACACACAGATCTTCATGCCGGCGTTGGGTTCGTTCCTGATCGCCTTCTTCCCGCTCTTCCTCGTCGGCGCGATCTTCGGTCGGCTGATGACGATCAGCGGCTACGCACAGGACCTGGCCCGGTGGATCTCCGGGATCCTCGGCCCCCGGTTCGCCATCCTCGTCACGGTCCTGGCCACTGCGCTGCTGACCTACGGCGGCGTCAGCGCCTGGGTGGTCGTCTTCACGATCTTCCCGATCGGGATGGCGCTCTTCGAGGAGGCGGACATCCCCAGGCGACTGATGCCCGCTGCCATCGCCCTGGGCATCTTCACCTTCGCCACGGCAGCGCTGCCGGGGTCCCCGCAGATCCACAACACCATCCCGACGAAGTTCTTCGGCACCAACACCTTCGCCGCACCCGGCCTCGGCCTGCTCGCCGCCGTCCTCGTCTTCGGCCTGGGCATGCTGTGGCTCGAGCACCGGCAACGCCAGCTCGCCCACGCAGGCGAGTCCTTCTGGGACCCCACCCATGCGGAGCTCAAGCAGTCCCGGCGCGGCAACATCACCAGCGGACCTGACACGGGGGGCGCAAGCACCTCCCTGCCGGCCGCCGACTCCGGGGGCGGCCCCGTCAGCAGCGGCACGCAGGGCGGGCGCGGCCCGGCCGTGGCCACCCGTGAGATGACGACCACGTCCGCCACGACGGTCACGACCGGGCAGACCACTGCCACTCGCCCGAGCGCGAGCGCCGGCCTGATCGGTCTGAGCCCGATCCTGGCGATCGTCGCGGTCAACGCGCTGTGCACCTACCTGCTCTTCCCGGCGATGGACTTCGGCTACCTCGCCGACGAGAAGTTCGGTGCGACCTCCATCGACGCCCTCACCGGCATCTGGTCGGTGACCGTCGCGATGCTCGCCGGGATCGTCCTGGTCTTCCTCATGCGCATCGGGTCCTTCTCCGAGTATGTCGACGGGCTGTCCGACGGTGCCAAGAACGCCGTGCTGCCGGTCTTCAACACCGCCAGCGAGGTCGGCTACGGCGCGGTCATCGCGTCCCTGGCCGTCTTCGTGGCGATCCGCGACAACATCTTCGGCATCAGCGACAACCCGCTCATCGTCGCGGCCGCCTCCACCTCGGGCATCTCCGGACTGACCGGGTCCGCCTCCGGTGGGTTGACGATCACCCTGCAGACCTTCGGAACCGACCTGGCCCAGATGGCGACCGACCAGGGCATCTCGATGGGCCTGATGCACCGGGTGACGGCGATGGCCTCGATCGGATTCGACTCGCTGCCGCACAACGGCGCGATCATCACCCTGCTGCTCGTGACCGGACTGTCACACCGGGAGTCCTACAAGGACATCTTCGTCGTCACTGTCCTCGTCCCCCTCGCCGGCCTGCTCACCGTCATCGGTCTCGGCATGGCCGTAGGCTCGTTCTGA
- a CDS encoding homogentisate 1,2-dioxygenase, producing the protein MAHYRQIGPVPQQRHTLFKDEDGSILSEELMGEEGFSSDSSLLYHRHIPSAIVGAREWVLPDQSLVANQPLLPRHLKLHDLFTDEEAAATDAVTGRRLVLGNGDVRISYAVVGATSPLYKNAIGDECVYVERGSALVETQFGALEAAEGDYVIIPRATIHRWVLREGETARLYVIEANSHIAPPKRYLSRYGQFLEHSPYCERDLHGPTEPLLRQESDVDVYIKHRGRGEGGIAGTVHTVPDHPFDVVGWDGCLYPYTFNIRDYMPITGKVHQPPPVHQVFEGNNFVICNFLPRKVDYHELAVPVPYYHSNVDSDEIMFYVDGDYEARKGSGIGKGSISIHPGGHNHGPQPGAVEAALGVEYFDETAVMVDTFRPLDLGPAARATDDGKYASSWSGGRWLGGRTDA; encoded by the coding sequence ATGGCCCACTACCGCCAGATCGGACCGGTGCCCCAGCAACGGCACACCCTCTTCAAGGACGAGGACGGCTCGATCCTCTCCGAGGAGCTGATGGGTGAGGAGGGTTTCTCCTCCGACTCCTCGCTGCTCTACCACCGGCACATCCCCTCGGCGATCGTCGGGGCGCGCGAGTGGGTGCTGCCGGACCAGTCGCTGGTGGCGAACCAGCCGCTGCTGCCCCGCCACCTGAAGCTGCACGATCTCTTCACCGACGAGGAGGCCGCAGCGACCGATGCGGTCACCGGCCGCCGGCTCGTGCTGGGCAACGGCGACGTGCGCATCTCCTACGCGGTTGTCGGGGCGACCTCGCCGCTGTACAAGAACGCGATCGGCGACGAGTGCGTCTACGTCGAGCGGGGGTCGGCGCTGGTGGAGACCCAGTTCGGTGCGCTCGAGGCCGCCGAGGGTGACTACGTGATCATCCCCCGCGCCACGATCCACCGCTGGGTGCTGCGCGAGGGCGAGACCGCGCGCCTGTACGTCATCGAGGCCAACAGCCACATCGCCCCGCCGAAGCGCTACCTCTCCCGCTACGGCCAGTTCCTGGAGCACTCGCCCTACTGCGAGCGGGACCTGCACGGCCCGACCGAGCCGCTGCTGCGCCAGGAGAGCGACGTCGACGTCTACATCAAGCACCGCGGCCGGGGCGAAGGGGGCATCGCCGGCACCGTGCACACGGTGCCCGACCACCCCTTCGACGTCGTCGGGTGGGACGGGTGCCTCTACCCGTACACCTTCAACATCCGCGACTACATGCCGATCACCGGCAAGGTGCACCAGCCGCCGCCCGTCCACCAGGTCTTCGAGGGCAACAACTTCGTCATCTGCAACTTCCTGCCGCGCAAGGTCGACTACCACGAGCTGGCCGTGCCGGTGCCGTACTACCACTCCAACGTCGACTCCGACGAGATCATGTTCTACGTCGACGGCGACTACGAGGCACGCAAGGGCTCGGGCATCGGCAAGGGCTCGATCTCGATCCACCCCGGCGGGCACAACCACGGCCCCCAACCGGGCGCGGTCGAGGCCGCGCTGGGCGTGGAGTACTTCGACGAGACCGCGGTCATGGTCGACACCTTCCGCCCGCTCGACCTCGGCCCGGCCGCCCGCGCGACCGACGACGGCAAGTACGCCTCCTCGTGGTCCGGGGGCCGTTGGCTGGGCGGACGGACCGACGCATGA
- the fahA gene encoding fumarylacetoacetase, with product MTTAAARFGTTGFGAENLPYASFSVAGGDRRLGVRLGDQVIAIAALAAQVGTPRLDDAARDAVSGPDLDALLAAGHTAWQPLRTWLQEVVTTDGLDTAVESAATPVADVQLHLPFTVADYVDYYASEHHASNIGQMFRPDEDPLKPNWKHLPVGYHGRAGTVIASGTDIPRPKGLRPDPSGTPSFGASRRLDIEAELGFVVGGSAPEGEVTVARAGAEHLFGVVLFNDWSARDIQAYEYVPLGPYLGKSFASSISMWVVPFDALTDARVEPPTRDHELTAYLDDSVDGPWGLDITMEVEIDGQVVSNPPARTLYWTAPQMVAHMSVNGASLRPGDFFGSGTVSGTEVDQRGSFIELSWGGKEPLTLDNGHEQTFLTDGQTVTLRGTAPGANGSVIDFGECVGTITPAT from the coding sequence TTGACCACCGCTGCAGCGCGATTCGGCACGACCGGATTCGGCGCAGAGAACCTGCCCTATGCCTCCTTCTCCGTCGCCGGGGGTGACCGCCGCCTGGGTGTGCGCCTGGGCGACCAGGTCATCGCGATCGCCGCGCTCGCCGCGCAGGTCGGGACCCCCCGGCTCGACGACGCGGCCCGTGATGCGGTCTCCGGGCCGGACCTGGACGCACTGCTCGCCGCGGGCCACACGGCCTGGCAGCCGCTGCGCACCTGGCTGCAGGAGGTCGTGACCACCGACGGGCTCGACACCGCGGTGGAGTCCGCCGCCACCCCGGTGGCCGACGTGCAGCTGCACCTGCCCTTCACCGTCGCCGACTACGTCGACTACTACGCCTCGGAGCACCACGCGTCCAACATCGGGCAGATGTTCCGCCCCGACGAGGACCCGCTGAAGCCCAACTGGAAGCACCTGCCCGTCGGGTACCACGGCCGCGCCGGCACGGTCATCGCCTCCGGCACCGACATCCCCCGCCCGAAGGGCCTGCGCCCGGACCCCTCGGGCACCCCGAGCTTCGGCGCCTCGCGCCGGTTGGACATCGAGGCCGAGCTGGGCTTCGTCGTCGGTGGGTCCGCGCCCGAGGGTGAGGTGACCGTGGCGCGCGCCGGTGCCGAGCACCTCTTCGGCGTCGTGCTCTTCAACGACTGGTCCGCCCGCGACATCCAGGCCTACGAGTACGTGCCGCTCGGCCCGTACCTGGGCAAGTCCTTCGCCTCGTCCATCTCCATGTGGGTCGTGCCCTTCGACGCGCTGACCGACGCCCGCGTCGAGCCGCCCACCCGCGACCACGAACTCACGGCCTACCTCGACGACAGCGTCGACGGCCCGTGGGGCCTGGACATCACGATGGAGGTCGAGATCGACGGCCAGGTCGTCTCCAACCCACCGGCACGGACCCTGTACTGGACCGCACCCCAGATGGTCGCGCACATGAGCGTCAACGGAGCGAGCCTGCGCCCGGGCGACTTCTTCGGCTCCGGCACCGTGTCCGGGACCGAGGTCGACCAGCGCGGGTCCTTCATCGAGCTGTCCTGGGGTGGCAAGGAGCCACTGACGCTCGACAACGGCCACGAGCAGACCTTCCTCACCGACGGCCAGACCGTCACCCTGCGCGGCACCGCCCCCGGGGCCAACGGGTCGGTCATCGACTTCGGCGAGTGCGTGGGCACGATCACTCCCGCGACCTGA
- a CDS encoding MFS transporter: MTTDRSSPSRLLFTTLVLLTTITAVAGSLGAPLVPGIAHDFDVPLTAAQWSLTLTMLAGAVATPIIGRMSAGRDRMRAVVLGLGGATLGGLLCALPLGFGAFLTGRTLQGLGYGLTPVAIAIAREALPQQRRAGAIAILSVTTVAGAGLGYPIAATMADLWGIRVAFGVGTALCAATLVLALLTLPPNPDTAGTTVDWWGTALLAGGTTAILVALAEVSTLPIGRVALLAAVGAAACAAWVWWSRRVAHPLVDVTLASRPVPLLTHVTSMLLGVGVYMLFPLVVIVVQDPVWGMGHGASAAGLLLVPYALASVVGSRLSQRLVPWVPGTMLLPLGAATYLSAFVLLVIAHERVWQLLLAMAIAGIGSGLSFAGIPGLLVGSVPRSETGSAIAFTMVVRYLGFSVGSALAVTVLTFGGEGGEAGFVRALLVACGVGTLTVVLTTWLALRVRGGIGRW; encoded by the coding sequence GTGACGACGGACCGGAGCAGCCCCAGCCGACTGCTCTTCACCACCCTCGTCCTGCTGACGACCATCACCGCGGTCGCCGGCAGCCTCGGCGCCCCGCTCGTGCCCGGCATCGCGCATGACTTCGACGTCCCACTCACGGCGGCCCAGTGGTCGCTGACCCTGACGATGCTGGCCGGCGCCGTCGCGACCCCGATCATCGGGCGGATGTCCGCCGGCCGTGACCGCATGCGCGCCGTGGTCCTGGGCCTGGGTGGGGCGACGCTGGGGGGCCTGCTGTGCGCCCTCCCGCTCGGTTTCGGCGCCTTCCTCACCGGCCGCACCCTGCAGGGGCTGGGCTATGGCCTCACCCCGGTCGCCATCGCCATCGCGCGCGAGGCACTCCCGCAGCAGCGACGGGCGGGCGCCATCGCGATCCTGTCCGTCACCACCGTCGCCGGCGCGGGCCTGGGGTACCCGATCGCCGCCACCATGGCCGACCTGTGGGGGATCCGGGTCGCCTTCGGCGTTGGCACCGCCCTGTGCGCGGCCACCCTGGTGCTGGCGCTGCTCACCCTCCCGCCGAACCCGGACACAGCGGGCACCACGGTCGACTGGTGGGGGACCGCCCTCCTCGCGGGCGGGACGACGGCGATCCTCGTCGCGCTGGCCGAGGTGTCGACGCTCCCGATCGGGCGGGTCGCGCTCCTGGCTGCCGTCGGCGCCGCGGCGTGCGCCGCCTGGGTGTGGTGGAGCCGCCGCGTGGCCCACCCCCTGGTCGACGTCACCCTCGCCAGTCGGCCGGTCCCGCTGCTGACGCACGTGACCTCGATGCTGCTGGGCGTGGGCGTCTACATGCTCTTCCCGCTCGTCGTCATCGTCGTGCAGGACCCGGTGTGGGGGATGGGCCACGGCGCCAGCGCGGCCGGTCTGCTGCTCGTGCCCTATGCCCTCGCCAGTGTCGTCGGCAGCCGCCTGAGCCAACGGCTCGTGCCGTGGGTCCCCGGGACGATGCTGCTGCCGCTGGGCGCGGCGACGTACCTCTCCGCCTTCGTCCTGCTGGTCATCGCCCACGAGCGCGTCTGGCAGCTGCTGCTCGCGATGGCGATCGCCGGCATCGGCAGCGGCCTGAGCTTCGCCGGCATCCCGGGCCTGCTCGTCGGCTCGGTCCCGCGCTCGGAGACCGGCAGTGCCATCGCCTTCACGATGGTCGTGCGCTACCTCGGCTTCTCCGTCGGCTCCGCCCTGGCCGTCACCGTCCTGACCTTCGGCGGCGAAGGGGGTGAGGCCGGCTTCGTCCGCGCCCTCCTCGTCGCCTGCGGCGTGGGCACGCTGACGGTCGTGCTCACCACGTGGCTGGCACTGCGGGTGCGAGGGGGCATCGGCCGGTGGTGA
- a CDS encoding Fic family protein, with protein sequence MTADTGSWAVGWESLPWHRDPTRPLSRSQRARVRSTYEAAIPSTIASQELTIDPDVLAQADDARAEISRFDADLSRMLPGTELAPLSAVLLRTESASSSQIEQVTAGARALAMGTLDLAKPGSNAQLVTANVAAMTSAIDLADSVNPSSVLAIHAALMHGQRHANPGALRTEQVWIGGTSISPHGAEFVPPQHPRVSTAMDDLCDFVARTDVPLLAQCAIAHAQFETIHPFSDGNGRVGRALVHTMLQQAGATTRATVPISAGLLTDTAAYFAALTAYRDGDINPIIARFVEATFLAIGNGRLLAQQLVEIHDAWSASIRARRTATIWHVLPLLLSQPVVTSAHVQHVAGVSQPAADQIIARLREAGILTKASAGQRYVTWVATDVTGALDDFAERARRG encoded by the coding sequence ATGACTGCAGACACCGGATCGTGGGCCGTGGGCTGGGAGTCGCTGCCGTGGCATCGCGATCCCACGCGGCCGCTCTCCCGGAGCCAGCGCGCGCGAGTCCGCTCCACGTATGAGGCCGCGATCCCGAGCACCATCGCCTCACAGGAGCTCACGATCGATCCTGACGTCCTCGCGCAGGCGGATGACGCACGGGCGGAGATCTCCCGCTTCGACGCGGACCTGTCGAGGATGCTGCCCGGTACCGAGTTGGCCCCCCTGAGCGCAGTCCTGCTACGCACGGAGTCCGCCTCGTCCTCCCAGATCGAGCAGGTCACGGCGGGCGCCCGTGCTCTGGCGATGGGCACCCTGGACCTGGCCAAGCCGGGCAGCAACGCACAACTCGTCACTGCCAACGTCGCCGCGATGACCAGCGCGATCGACCTGGCCGACTCGGTCAACCCGTCATCCGTGCTGGCTATCCATGCCGCTCTCATGCACGGTCAGAGGCACGCGAATCCGGGAGCGCTACGAACCGAGCAGGTGTGGATCGGTGGCACGAGCATCTCGCCGCACGGGGCGGAGTTCGTACCGCCGCAGCATCCACGGGTCAGCACCGCGATGGACGACCTGTGCGACTTCGTCGCTCGCACCGACGTCCCCCTGCTGGCCCAGTGCGCCATCGCCCATGCGCAATTCGAGACGATCCACCCCTTCAGCGACGGCAACGGTCGCGTCGGTCGCGCACTCGTGCACACCATGCTGCAGCAGGCCGGCGCCACGACCCGCGCGACGGTGCCGATCTCGGCAGGGCTGCTGACGGACACCGCGGCCTACTTCGCGGCACTGACTGCCTACCGGGACGGAGACATCAACCCGATCATCGCCCGCTTCGTCGAGGCCACCTTCCTGGCCATCGGCAACGGACGACTCCTGGCACAGCAGCTCGTGGAGATCCACGACGCGTGGTCCGCGTCGATCCGTGCGCGCCGCACTGCCACGATCTGGCACGTCCTGCCACTGCTGCTCAGCCAGCCGGTAGTCACCTCGGCCCACGTCCAACACGTGGCCGGGGTGTCGCAGCCCGCCGCCGACCAGATCATCGCGCGCCTGCGCGAGGCCGGCATACTGACGAAGGCCTCCGCAGGACAGCGCTACGTGACGTGGGTGGCGACTGACGTCACTGGGGCACTGGACGACTTCGCCGAGCGCGCGCGTCGGGGTTGA
- a CDS encoding NADH:flavin oxidoreductase: MTSTCDPHDGLDLAHGPSWTNRFALAPLTNTQSNPDGTLSEDEYHWLVARAEGGFGLTMTCATYVAPAGQAWAGQLGISDERHLPGLTRLADGIRASGSVSSVQLHHAGRRADPHVHGGPNVAPWDDPEKNTRALTTAEVQEAVEGFVVAAQRAERAGFDGVEVHGAHGYLLTQFLDGRHNDRTDGYGGSLEGRSRALFEVLRGVREGTRADFQVGVRLTPRGNGVVLEEGVTVAQWVLDSGLVDYVDMSLWDAFARVDDGGSLLIDQFTSVHRGATRLGVAGAIRTAEQARWCMEHGADFVDLGRAAIVHHDFPRRAADDSGFAMAGLPVTRDHLRFERVGEDFIDYLDAGWPDFVA, encoded by the coding sequence ATGACCTCCACCTGCGACCCGCACGACGGGCTCGACCTGGCCCACGGGCCGTCCTGGACCAATCGCTTCGCCCTGGCCCCGCTGACCAACACCCAGAGCAACCCGGACGGCACCCTCTCCGAGGACGAGTACCACTGGCTGGTGGCCCGGGCCGAAGGGGGATTCGGCCTGACGATGACCTGCGCCACCTACGTCGCGCCGGCAGGACAGGCCTGGGCCGGCCAGCTCGGGATCAGTGACGAGCGGCACCTGCCGGGACTGACCCGTCTGGCCGACGGGATCCGGGCGAGCGGGAGCGTGTCCTCGGTACAGCTGCACCACGCCGGTCGTCGGGCCGACCCGCACGTGCACGGCGGGCCGAACGTCGCACCGTGGGACGACCCGGAGAAGAACACCCGGGCACTGACCACCGCCGAGGTGCAGGAGGCGGTCGAGGGGTTCGTCGTCGCCGCCCAGCGTGCCGAGCGGGCGGGCTTCGACGGGGTCGAGGTGCACGGCGCGCACGGCTACCTGCTCACGCAGTTCCTCGACGGGCGCCACAACGACCGTACCGATGGCTACGGCGGCTCGCTCGAGGGCCGCTCGCGGGCGCTCTTCGAGGTGCTGCGCGGGGTGCGGGAGGGCACCCGCGCCGACTTCCAGGTCGGGGTGCGCCTGACTCCGCGGGGAAACGGTGTCGTCCTCGAGGAGGGCGTGACCGTTGCGCAGTGGGTCCTCGACTCCGGCCTCGTCGACTACGTTGACATGTCGCTGTGGGACGCCTTCGCGAGAGTGGACGACGGGGGATCCCTCCTGATCGACCAGTTCACCTCCGTGCACCGCGGCGCCACGCGACTCGGGGTCGCCGGCGCGATCCGCACCGCCGAGCAGGCGCGCTGGTGCATGGAGCACGGCGCGGACTTCGTCGACCTGGGGCGCGCGGCGATCGTGCACCACGACTTCCCCCGCCGGGCGGCCGACGACTCCGGCTTTGCCATGGCAGGGCTGCCGGTGACCCGGGACCACCTGCGCTTCGAGCGCGTGGGGGAGGACTTCATCGACTACCTCGACGCCGGGTGGCCCGACTTCGTGGCGTGA